A stretch of the Sulfolobus acidocaldarius SUSAZ genome encodes the following:
- a CDS encoding oxidoreductase, with amino-acid sequence MGSVRVKVDGKEVELSTELSLALALMEKGFYVPHVCYNTGLTPIQSCDTCIVEVNGKLVRSCATKAVEGMSINVNSPRALNARKTAVSRILRYHKLYCTICENNNGDCELHEAVIKLNINSQKYVDKGYALDDTGPFYTYDPSQCILCGRCVEACQDFAVNEVIWIDWNLNPPRVVWDNRNPIGNSSCVNCGTCVTVCPVNALMEKSMLGEAGFFTWINKDLKKKAIEAIGKAEDNFSLLMTLSELESKARETQVKRTKTVCTYCGVGCSFEVWTKGRKILKIEPKPESPANGILTCVKGKFGWDFVNSPDRLTKPLIREGDKFREATWEEAISLISRKFKEIKEKYGPDAIGVIASDKMSNEEAYLAQKFARAVLGTNNVDNSARYCQAPATVGLWRTVGFGADSGTIRDIESADLIVVIGHNTTESHPVIGSKVKRAKKIRGAKIAVIDVRRHEIAEWADLFIKSKSGNDAIILAGVAKYILDKGWEDKEFIRNRVNGFEKFKESIEGFDLDYVESVTGVPKAQIIKLAELIHNAKNVVVLWGMGITQHVNGADTSTMISNLLLLTDNYGRPGTGAYPMRGHNNVQGVSDFGCLPNYLPGYQKFEEGVIKKFEENWKAKLNEKPGLQIPQMIEGVLDGKIHGLYIIGEDTVMVDCGTPLTRKALEEADFVVVQDMFMTETAKLADVVLPVASNLEKEGTFVNTERRIQRFYKAMEPIGEAKADWEIIQMIANAMGANWNYKHPSDIMDEVARLCPIFNGVSYTKLEGFNSLVWPVYGDRDTPLLYTEKFETPDGKAIMYPLEIKPVEMRDEVHKITLNSGRVLEHFHVGNMTRRVAGLTGRVPETFVEVSKELAQKYSINTGDLIMVKSKFGGEIKARALVTDRVQGDEIFIPLYASDPSKGVNILTAPIIDKGSGTPGYKDTPVIIEKLQEGSKTDNPLPTYNWRYHTKERKKQIGIQVEEKWKREEFKPLTD; translated from the coding sequence ATGGGTTCCGTAAGGGTTAAAGTTGATGGTAAAGAGGTGGAACTGAGTACAGAATTAAGCTTAGCTTTAGCTCTTATGGAAAAAGGGTTCTATGTGCCTCATGTATGTTATAACACTGGTTTAACGCCGATACAAAGTTGTGATACGTGTATAGTGGAAGTTAACGGTAAACTTGTCAGATCATGTGCAACTAAGGCAGTAGAAGGAATGTCAATTAACGTTAATTCTCCTAGAGCATTAAATGCTAGGAAGACTGCAGTCAGTAGAATACTTCGATATCATAAGTTATACTGTACTATTTGTGAAAATAATAATGGAGATTGTGAGCTTCATGAAGCAGTAATTAAGCTAAATATAAACTCTCAGAAGTATGTGGATAAGGGATACGCTTTAGACGATACTGGTCCTTTTTATACTTATGACCCCTCACAATGTATTCTATGCGGTAGGTGTGTTGAGGCTTGCCAAGATTTTGCTGTAAATGAAGTAATCTGGATTGATTGGAATTTAAACCCCCCTAGAGTAGTCTGGGATAATCGTAATCCCATAGGAAATTCCTCTTGTGTTAACTGTGGGACTTGTGTAACAGTATGTCCAGTGAATGCATTGATGGAGAAGAGCATGCTAGGTGAAGCAGGATTCTTTACCTGGATAAACAAAGATTTAAAGAAAAAAGCTATAGAAGCTATTGGGAAAGCAGAGGACAACTTTTCTCTACTTATGACTCTAAGTGAATTGGAGTCTAAGGCTAGAGAAACTCAGGTAAAAAGGACGAAGACAGTTTGTACTTACTGCGGTGTTGGATGTTCATTCGAAGTTTGGACTAAGGGAAGAAAAATATTAAAGATAGAACCGAAGCCAGAGTCTCCTGCAAATGGAATACTCACATGTGTTAAAGGAAAGTTCGGGTGGGATTTCGTAAATAGTCCAGATAGACTCACTAAACCCTTGATAAGGGAGGGGGATAAGTTCAGGGAGGCTACATGGGAGGAAGCTATCTCTCTTATTTCGAGGAAATTTAAAGAAATAAAAGAAAAATACGGTCCAGACGCTATAGGTGTTATCGCATCAGACAAGATGAGTAATGAAGAGGCTTATCTAGCCCAAAAATTTGCCCGAGCGGTACTAGGAACTAATAATGTGGACAACTCCGCCAGGTATTGCCAAGCTCCTGCAACTGTGGGATTATGGAGGACAGTGGGCTTTGGAGCAGACTCTGGAACAATAAGGGATATTGAGAGTGCCGACTTAATTGTTGTGATTGGTCATAACACCACAGAAAGTCACCCTGTTATAGGCAGTAAAGTAAAGAGGGCAAAGAAGATAAGAGGAGCTAAAATTGCTGTAATCGATGTGAGAAGGCATGAAATAGCTGAGTGGGCTGACTTGTTCATAAAATCAAAATCAGGCAATGACGCGATCATATTGGCTGGTGTAGCAAAATACATTCTGGATAAAGGATGGGAGGACAAGGAGTTCATAAGGAATCGTGTAAATGGCTTTGAAAAGTTTAAGGAGTCTATTGAAGGTTTTGACTTGGATTATGTTGAGTCTGTCACAGGAGTACCAAAAGCTCAAATAATTAAGTTGGCTGAACTTATACACAATGCTAAGAACGTAGTTGTTCTTTGGGGAATGGGGATTACCCAACACGTGAATGGAGCTGACACTTCAACTATGATATCTAATCTCTTACTGTTGACTGATAATTATGGCAGACCTGGCACAGGGGCTTACCCAATGAGGGGTCACAACAATGTTCAAGGTGTTAGTGACTTCGGCTGTTTACCTAACTATTTGCCAGGATATCAGAAGTTTGAAGAGGGAGTAATTAAAAAATTCGAAGAGAACTGGAAGGCTAAACTCAATGAAAAACCTGGTCTTCAAATTCCCCAGATGATTGAAGGAGTTCTTGACGGTAAAATACACGGTTTGTACATTATAGGAGAGGACACTGTGATGGTGGACTGCGGTACTCCTTTAACCAGGAAGGCATTGGAAGAGGCTGACTTTGTGGTAGTTCAAGACATGTTTATGACAGAAACTGCTAAGTTAGCTGACGTTGTCCTACCCGTTGCTTCCAATCTGGAAAAGGAGGGGACATTTGTAAATACTGAAAGAAGAATACAGAGGTTCTACAAGGCAATGGAGCCTATTGGAGAGGCAAAGGCGGATTGGGAAATAATACAGATGATAGCTAATGCAATGGGAGCGAACTGGAATTATAAACACCCCTCAGATATAATGGATGAAGTTGCTAGACTATGTCCAATATTTAATGGAGTGAGTTACACTAAATTGGAGGGCTTCAACAGTCTAGTATGGCCTGTTTATGGGGACAGAGATACACCTCTGCTTTATACTGAAAAATTTGAGACACCAGATGGTAAAGCTATAATGTATCCTCTAGAGATTAAACCAGTTGAAATGAGAGACGAGGTTCATAAGATAACCCTAAATAGCGGAAGAGTGTTAGAGCACTTCCACGTTGGTAATATGACGAGGAGAGTAGCTGGACTCACAGGAAGAGTACCTGAAACTTTTGTGGAGGTCTCTAAAGAATTGGCTCAAAAGTACTCGATTAATACGGGAGACCTCATAATGGTAAAATCGAAATTTGGTGGAGAGATTAAGGCGAGAGCATTAGTAACAGATAGAGTTCAGGGTGATGAGATATTTATTCCATTATACGCTTCAGATCCGTCCAAGGGTGTAAACATCTTAACTGCTCCCATAATAGATAAGGGCAGTGGGACTCCAGGGTATAAGGACACGCCTGTTATTATAGAAAAGTTGCAAGAAGGAAGTAAAACAGATAACCCATTACCTACATATAACTGGAGGTATCATACGAAAGAGAGGAAAAAACAAATAGGAATACAGGTGGAAGAGAAATGGAAGAGGGAGGAATTCAAACCTTTGACAGATTAA
- a CDS encoding hydrolase — translation MRNNHFGHKNIIKYCSRPFMEVKEMDDFIIRRWNEVVSSNDTVYISGGFSINHKKLKEYTSLLRGNKVFILGNHDVPGVGPESMYFNFAGYDRESASLAF, via the coding sequence TTGCGGAATAATCATTTTGGTCATAAAAATATTATTAAGTATTGTTCTAGACCTTTTATGGAAGTAAAGGAAATGGACGACTTCATAATCAGGAGGTGGAATGAAGTTGTTTCCTCTAACGACACAGTTTATATATCAGGAGGTTTCTCTATTAACCACAAGAAACTGAAAGAATATACGAGTTTACTCAGGGGAAATAAGGTTTTCATACTAGGTAACCATGATGTCCCAGGCGTAGGTCCAGAAAGTATGTACTTTAATTTTGCTGGATATGACAGAGAATCGGCAAGCCTTGCCTTTTAA